In one window of Cynocephalus volans isolate mCynVol1 chromosome 6, mCynVol1.pri, whole genome shotgun sequence DNA:
- the MMP25 gene encoding matrix metalloproteinase-25 — MRLRAPQPPLRLLALLLPLLPPPARAPKPSAQDVSLGVDWLTRYGYLPTPHPAQAQLQSPAKLRDAIKVMQRFAGLPETGLMDALTMATMRKPRCSLPDVLGAAGLVRRRRRYALSGSIWKTRTLTWRVRSFPQSSQLSQETVRTLMSYALAAWGVESGLVFQEVGSQDKEPDILIDFARAYHQDSYPFDGMGGTLAHAFFPGEHPISGDTHFDDEETWTLGSKDGEGTDLFAVAVHEFGHALGLGHSSAPNSIMRPFYQGPVGDPDKYRLSQDDRDGLQQLYGKAPQTPYDKPTRKPLAPPPQPPVMPPDSPSSPVPDRCEGNFDAIANIRGETFFFKGPWFWRLQPSGQLVSPRPARLHRFWEGLPTQVKAVQAAYARHRDGRILLFSGPQFWVFQDRQLEGAARPLTELGLPPGEEVDAVFWWPLNGKTYLIRGQQYWRYDEAAARPDPGYPRDLSLWEGAPPAPDDVTVSNTGDTYFFKGAHYWRFPKGSVKTAPDSPQPMGPTWLDCPAPSSGPGLPRPRKPSPSSGPCDCQCEINHAAGRRPPPLPLLPLLLLPLLPLLAGGVVSS; from the exons ATGCGGCTGCGGGCGCCCCAGCCCCCGCTCAGGCTCCTGGCGCTGCTGCtcccgctgctgccgccgcccgCGCGCGCCCCGAAGCCCTCGGCACAGGACGTGAGCCTGGGCGTG GACTGGCTGACCCGTTATGGCTACCTGCCGACACCCCACCCCGCCCAGGCCCAGCTGCAGAGCCCCGCGAAACTACGGGATGCCATCAAGGTCATGCAGAGGTTCGCTGGGCTGCCAGAGACGGGCCTCATGG ATGCATTGACAATGGCCACCATGCGGAAGCCCCGCTGCTCCCTGCCTGATGTGCTGGGTGCAGCGGGGCTGGTCAGGCGGCGCCGACGGTACGCTCTGAGTGGCAGCATCTGGAAGACACGAACCCTCACCTGGAG GGTACGCTCCTTCCCCCAGAGCTCCCAACTGAGCCAGGAAACTGTGCGCACCCTCATGAGCTACGCCCTGGCCGCCTGGGGCGTCGAGTCAGGCCTAGTGTTCCAGGAGGTGGGCTCTCAGGACAAGGAGCCTGACATCCTCATTGACTTTGCTCGTGCCTACCACCAGGACAGTTACCCCTTCGATGGGATGGGGGGAACCCTGGCCCATGCCTTCTTCCCTGGCGAGCACCCCATCTCTGGGGACACTCACTTTGATGATGAAGAGACCTGGACTCTTGGGTCAAAAG ATGGTGAGGGCACCGACCTGTTTGCAGTGGCTGTTCATGAGTTCGGCCATGCCCTGGGCCTGGGCCACTCCTCAGCTCCCAACTCCATTATGAGGCCCTTCTACCAGGGCCCCGTGGGTGACCCTGACAAGTACCGTCTGTCCCAGGATGACCGTGATGGCCTGCAGCAGCTCTATG GGAAAGCGCCCCAAACCCCATATGACAAGCCCACGAGGAAACCCCTggctcctcctccccagccccctgtCATGCCCCCAGACAG cccctcGTCCCCGGTCCCTGATCGATGTGAAGGCAATTTTGATGCCATTGCCAATATCCGAGGTGAAACTTTCTTCTTCAAAG GCCCCTGGTTCTGGCGCCTCCAGCCCTCGGGACAGCTGGTGTCCCCTCGGCCAGCTCGGCTGCACCGCTTCTGGGAGGGACTGCCCACCCAGGTGAAGGCCGTCCAGGCGGCCTATGCCCGGCACCGAGATGGCCGAATCCTCCTCTTCAGCG GCCCCCAGTTCTGGGTGTTCCAGGACCGGCAGCTGGAGGGCGCCGCGCGGCCGCTCACCGAGCTCGGGCTGCCCCCGGGGGAGGAGGTGGATGCTGTGTTCTGGTGGCCACTGAATGGCAAGACCTACTTGATCCGCGGCCAGCAGTACTGGCGGTACGACGAGGCGGCGGCGCGCCCAGACCCCGGCTACCCACGCGACCTGAGCCTCTGGGAAGGGGCGCCGCCCGCTCCGGACGATGTCACCGTCAGCAAcacag GGGACACCTACTTCTTCAAGGGCGCCCACTACTGGCGCTTTCCCAAGGGCAGCGTCAAGACGGCGCCAGACTCCCCCCAGCCTATGGGGCCCACGTGGCTGGACTGCCCCGCCCCCAGCTCTGGCCCAGGACTTCCCAGACCCCGCAAACCGTCTCCCAGTTCCGGACCCTGCGACTGTCAGTGCGAGATCAATCACGCCGCAGGGCGGCGGCCACCGCCCCTCCCGCTGCTCCCGCTGCTCCTGCTGCCCCTGCTGCCCCTGCTGGCGGGGGGCGTCGTCTCCAGCTGA